One Pontibacillus yanchengensis DNA window includes the following coding sequences:
- a CDS encoding UDP-N-acetylmuramoyl-tripeptide--D-alanyl-D-alanine ligase, with translation MKFTTKWMTDYFADYRGVANTEIPIHHIYTDTREKTDRGLFVPLEGETFDGHSFLKSAINNGAVAAFWNKEKPIPEFVPTEFPLFLVDDTLIALQQLAHTYRTEINPKVIGVTGSNGKTTTKDFIASVLSQNYNTHKTNGNFNNHIGLPLTILSMEQGTEVLVLEMGMNHFGEIERLSFISEPDFAVITNIGESHIENLGSREGIAQAKTEILAGLKSNGKVLIDGDEPLLAPLHTREGVLSCGFDEKNKYVLSDCEMDDAGTRFTINEEADYSIQVPGKHNVKNASFAIIIGELLNMKQELIQEGLSAIELTGMRLERVLGKKGATILNDAYNASPTSMKASIDVVKELPNFSRKILVLGDIFELGALSEMLHRSIADAISEPIDMVIAIGEEAPFIVEEMKKKELPIETHSFQTKEEAVEILQSTLSDETVILLKASRLMAFESLLEHLSDKE, from the coding sequence ATGAAGTTTACTACAAAATGGATGACAGATTACTTCGCAGATTACAGAGGAGTAGCTAATACAGAGATTCCAATCCATCATATCTATACAGATACAAGGGAAAAAACAGATAGAGGTTTATTTGTACCGTTAGAGGGAGAAACATTTGACGGACATTCTTTTTTAAAGTCTGCGATTAATAATGGTGCCGTGGCAGCATTCTGGAATAAAGAAAAACCAATTCCAGAGTTTGTTCCCACTGAATTCCCACTTTTTTTAGTGGATGATACCCTAATTGCCCTGCAACAATTAGCACACACGTATAGAACGGAAATCAATCCTAAGGTTATTGGTGTTACTGGCTCAAATGGTAAGACTACAACAAAAGATTTTATTGCCTCAGTACTATCCCAAAACTATAATACTCATAAAACAAATGGGAATTTCAATAATCATATTGGATTGCCATTAACTATTTTATCCATGGAACAGGGAACTGAAGTACTCGTCTTGGAAATGGGTATGAATCACTTTGGTGAAATAGAGCGTCTTTCCTTCATTTCTGAGCCAGATTTTGCAGTAATTACAAACATCGGTGAATCGCATATTGAGAACTTAGGTTCGAGGGAAGGCATTGCTCAAGCAAAAACCGAAATTCTAGCTGGTCTAAAATCAAATGGTAAAGTACTCATAGATGGTGATGAACCCTTATTAGCACCTCTTCATACAAGAGAAGGCGTTCTTTCATGTGGCTTTGATGAAAAAAATAAATATGTACTTTCTGATTGTGAAATGGATGATGCAGGTACTCGTTTTACCATAAATGAAGAGGCAGATTATTCTATTCAAGTTCCAGGTAAGCACAATGTAAAAAATGCCAGCTTTGCTATTATTATTGGAGAATTATTAAATATGAAGCAAGAACTCATTCAAGAGGGTCTATCTGCCATAGAACTTACTGGAATGAGGCTAGAACGAGTTTTAGGGAAAAAAGGAGCAACTATCTTAAATGATGCTTATAACGCTTCGCCTACATCTATGAAGGCTTCGATTGATGTTGTGAAAGAATTACCGAATTTTTCTAGAAAGATTTTAGTTTTAGGCGATATATTTGAATTAGGAGCACTTAGTGAAATGTTGCATCGTTCCATAGCTGACGCGATTTCTGAGCCAATTGATATGGTGATAGCTATTGGAGAAGAAGCACCTTTTATCGTAGAGGAAATGAAGAAAAAAGAGTTGCCAATTGAAACACATTCTTTTCAAACAAAGGAAGAAGCAGTTGAAATTTTACAGTCCACTTTAAGTGACGAAACGGTAATCTTACTTAAAGCATCTAGATTGATGGCTTTTGAATCATTACTTGAACATCTATCAGATAAAGAATAA
- a CDS encoding UDP-N-acetylmuramoyl-L-alanyl-D-glutamate--2,6-diaminopimelate ligase — MKLTNLIKTLRVYQTTKSIEHIDVTGLEMDSRAVQSGNVFICINGYTVDGHDFAKQAEEKGANAIVAERPLPVSIPVIIVNDSQRAMSKLANYYYNHPTQQFRLIGVTGTNGKTTISYLIESIFQTSQQQTGLVGTIQMKIGEEEYEVKNTTPDALFLQKNFAKMVDQKVDTAVMEVSSHALDLGRVHGCDFDVAVFTNLSQDHLDFHKDMDDYLRAKSLLFSQLGNAYESNPKYAVLNQDDPHYASLMKSTAQEVITYGIDSEADITAKQLHLSAQGTEFILKTPDDEIEMKSSLIGRFSVYNMLAAASAAWVSGVSLQTIKQAFENTKGVSGRFEPVLSGQDFGVIVDYAHTPDSLENVLQTVKSFASRRIFVVVGCGGDRDKKKRPLMAQVAVKYADQAIFTSDNPRSEDPASIIADMETGVETGSYVVIKDRKEAIQRAIEQAQTSDVVVIAGKGHETYQEVNGHTIHFDDREVARESILGHNQ; from the coding sequence ATGAAGCTAACAAACTTAATCAAGACTCTTCGTGTTTATCAAACAACGAAATCAATTGAACATATAGATGTGACAGGCTTAGAAATGGATTCACGTGCTGTCCAATCTGGAAATGTATTCATTTGTATTAATGGATACACAGTGGATGGTCATGATTTTGCTAAACAAGCTGAAGAAAAAGGGGCTAATGCCATTGTGGCAGAACGCCCTCTTCCTGTTTCTATACCTGTAATCATCGTAAATGATAGTCAGCGTGCTATGTCTAAGTTGGCTAATTATTATTACAATCACCCAACCCAACAATTTCGCTTAATAGGGGTTACAGGGACAAATGGAAAGACAACAATTTCTTATTTAATAGAATCCATTTTTCAAACAAGTCAACAACAAACTGGCTTAGTTGGAACGATTCAAATGAAAATCGGAGAAGAGGAATATGAGGTGAAAAACACTACACCTGATGCGTTGTTTTTACAAAAAAATTTCGCTAAAATGGTTGATCAAAAAGTGGACACAGCTGTTATGGAAGTCTCTTCTCATGCACTGGATCTTGGACGGGTTCATGGCTGTGATTTTGATGTAGCTGTGTTTACAAATCTCTCACAAGATCACTTAGATTTTCATAAGGATATGGATGACTACTTACGAGCTAAATCACTTTTATTCTCTCAATTGGGCAATGCTTATGAATCTAATCCTAAATATGCGGTCCTAAATCAAGATGACCCTCATTATGCTTCTTTAATGAAGAGTACTGCACAAGAAGTTATTACATATGGAATTGATAGTGAGGCAGATATCACTGCTAAGCAATTACATTTATCAGCACAAGGAACAGAGTTCATTTTAAAAACACCAGACGATGAAATAGAAATGAAGAGCTCATTGATAGGGCGATTTAGCGTTTATAACATGCTTGCTGCAGCAAGTGCGGCTTGGGTTTCTGGTGTTTCCTTGCAAACGATAAAACAAGCTTTTGAAAATACAAAAGGAGTAAGTGGTCGTTTTGAGCCTGTCTTGAGTGGTCAAGACTTCGGTGTAATAGTCGATTATGCTCATACACCTGATTCTTTGGAGAATGTACTTCAAACTGTCAAGAGCTTTGCATCAAGACGCATTTTCGTTGTTGTAGGGTGCGGTGGAGATCGAGATAAGAAGAAAAGACCTTTAATGGCTCAAGTTGCTGTGAAATATGCTGATCAGGCTATTTTCACATCTGATAACCCTAGAAGTGAGGACCCTGCAAGTATTATCGCAGATATGGAAACCGGAGTAGAAACGGGCTCTTATGTCGTTATAAAGGATCGAAAAGAAGCGATTCAACGTGCTATAGAGCAGGCACAAACGTCTGATGTTGTGGTGATAGCAGGAAAAGGGCATGAGACGTATCAAGAAGTAAATGGTCATACGATTCATTTCGATGATCGTGAAGTAGCGAGAGAAAGTATATTGGGACACAACCAATAA
- a CDS encoding stage V sporulation protein D — MKRVSNVTLRKRLVTVFLLAIVVFAVIDIRLGYVQFIIGDQLMEKAKNSWSRDIPFEPERGDILDRNGVVLAENVSAPTVMVVPRQISNPEETAQKLSEVLDMDYEKALNHVTKQISIERIHPEGRKITEEVADEVRQLNLEGVYIAEDSKRHYPKGEYLSHVLGFSGIDNQGLMGLELYYDEQLSGEKGHLSFFSDAKGRRMPKIADVYESPEDGYNLKLTIDDRVQTIIERELDNAEAKYNPDGAVAIALDPDSGEILAMSSRPSFDPENYQNVKQEVYNRNLPVWSTYEPGSTFKIITLASALEEGLVDLEDDHFHDSGAIKVDGATLHCWKRGGHGSQSYLEVVQNSCNPGFVTLGEKLGKEKLFSYIKDFGFGKKTGIDLQGEGTGILFKENRVGPVELATTAFGQGVSVTPIQQVAAVAAAVNGGKLYQPYIAKEWVNPATGDIVEQSEPTLKKQVISEETSAEIREALESVVAQGTGRGAYVEGYRVGGKTGTAQKVGEDGRYMSNNHIVSFIGFAPANDPEIVVYLAIDNPKNTVQFGGVVAAPIVGNIMEDSLRAVGVEKQKDGIEKEVQWPDQPLVEVPDLIGLEKKELTQYMVNLSIETSGTGNYIVDQAPEAGVKVEQGAKVRLFLTEEEPKEETKKSHSH; from the coding sequence ATGAAACGAGTATCCAATGTTACGTTACGAAAACGATTGGTCACTGTTTTTCTTTTGGCCATTGTTGTTTTTGCTGTGATTGATATCCGATTAGGATATGTACAGTTTATTATTGGTGATCAATTAATGGAGAAGGCTAAAAATTCTTGGAGTCGTGATATTCCCTTTGAACCCGAAAGAGGAGATATTTTGGATCGCAATGGAGTTGTACTAGCTGAGAATGTTTCTGCTCCAACAGTAATGGTTGTACCACGTCAAATAAGCAATCCAGAAGAAACAGCCCAAAAGTTATCTGAAGTGCTAGATATGGATTATGAAAAAGCATTGAACCATGTCACAAAACAAATTTCAATTGAACGTATTCATCCTGAGGGCAGAAAGATAACGGAAGAAGTTGCAGATGAAGTACGTCAGTTAAATCTTGAAGGCGTTTATATAGCAGAGGACTCTAAACGTCACTATCCTAAAGGGGAATACTTATCACATGTTTTAGGCTTCAGTGGAATTGATAACCAAGGATTAATGGGACTTGAGTTATACTATGATGAGCAATTAAGCGGAGAAAAGGGTCACTTATCGTTTTTTTCTGATGCAAAAGGACGTCGCATGCCAAAAATTGCCGATGTTTACGAATCACCTGAAGATGGGTACAATCTAAAGTTGACAATTGATGATCGAGTTCAAACGATCATAGAGCGAGAATTGGATAACGCTGAAGCAAAATATAATCCAGATGGCGCAGTTGCAATTGCATTAGATCCTGATAGTGGCGAAATCTTAGCCATGTCTAGTCGACCAAGCTTTGATCCAGAGAACTATCAAAATGTGAAACAAGAAGTTTATAATCGGAACTTACCTGTATGGAGTACATATGAGCCAGGATCTACATTTAAAATAATTACCCTGGCTAGTGCTCTAGAAGAAGGTTTAGTAGATCTAGAGGATGACCATTTTCATGATAGTGGAGCTATTAAAGTAGATGGAGCCACGCTTCACTGTTGGAAACGTGGTGGACATGGAAGTCAATCCTATTTAGAAGTTGTTCAAAACTCCTGTAACCCTGGTTTCGTTACGTTAGGTGAGAAATTAGGCAAAGAAAAATTGTTTTCATATATAAAGGATTTTGGATTTGGCAAAAAAACTGGCATTGACCTTCAAGGAGAAGGAACGGGGATTCTCTTCAAAGAGAATCGTGTTGGTCCGGTTGAACTGGCAACAACGGCTTTTGGTCAAGGGGTATCTGTAACGCCTATTCAGCAAGTTGCGGCTGTCGCAGCAGCTGTTAATGGAGGGAAACTTTATCAACCATATATCGCGAAGGAATGGGTCAATCCAGCAACTGGTGACATTGTAGAGCAATCAGAACCTACTTTGAAGAAACAAGTCATTTCTGAAGAAACCAGTGCAGAGATACGTGAAGCTCTTGAAAGTGTTGTTGCTCAAGGAACAGGGCGTGGAGCTTATGTTGAAGGGTATCGTGTTGGAGGTAAGACAGGAACTGCTCAAAAAGTAGGGGAAGATGGTAGATATATGAGCAATAACCACATTGTATCATTCATTGGTTTTGCTCCAGCTAATGACCCTGAAATTGTTGTTTATTTAGCCATTGATAACCCTAAAAATACAGTTCAATTCGGCGGAGTGGTTGCAGCGCCGATTGTTGGTAATATCATGGAGGATAGCCTGCGTGCGGTAGGTGTAGAAAAGCAAAAAGATGGAATAGAAAAAGAAGTACAATGGCCAGACCAACCGCTAGTGGAGGTTCCGGATTTAATTGGTTTAGAAAAGAAGGAATTGACCCAATATATGGTGAATCTATCCATTGAGACAAGTGGAACAGGTAACTATATTGTAGACCAAGCACCAGAAGCTGGTGTGAAAGTGGAGCAAGGAGCTAAGGTTAGGTTATTTTTAACGGAGGAAGAACCTAAAGAAGAAACAAAAAAATCCCATTCTCATTAA
- a CDS encoding penicillin-binding protein yields MKKNRTTHRMAKLFMMIFTILFVVLFGRFFYIQATGEIEGVNLEKWAEKKRTSSYTIDADRGKIVDRNGMTLAYDRPTYSIYAIVDQSYSKDSEEPLHVEDAANTAEKLAPVLDMQKQEIISQIKNGKSKDRFQVEFGAKGRYLSQDKKEKIKKMDLPGIQFTEQAKRYYPNGTFASHVLGFAQNKENSETIEGIMGIEKQMENQLQEEDGGISYQRDKYNMKLLNPEEVIKKPQDGATVKLTLDQKIQTFLEDAMNQVDENYSPSQMMAVVMDPKTGEVLALSNRPSFNPNSRKGIDNWYNDVIAYPYEPGSTMKIFTLAAAMDAGVYDGDEVYQSGSYQVDDKNRAIYDHNRDGWGPITYDEGIQRSSNVAAAKLLWEKLGPERFAEYYKDFGLTEKTGIDLPGEESGRLLYNYPIEKITTAFGQGSTVTPIQQMMAATSIANEGKMMKPYVISEVTDPSSGKVLQKTEPEMKGEPIDAATAKSVRGLLGEVVTGEHGTGKAYQLNGYSVAGKTGTAQIPDADSGGYMIGRENYIFSFLGMAPKEDPELMMYVSVKQPNLEPSELGTDPVSDIFNTVMENSLRYLNIQPDKNQDTTNVEANKLKDYVEKSASKAASELKEQGAHPIVLGNGDKVQKMLPKSDSSILKNERVFLLTNGTVEMPDMTGWSMRDALKLGSILELKMENIGNGYVYKQSVQEGSSISKGSYLVVELKPPNQDSSEADSSENQNERSMQQSNSDSREEEQ; encoded by the coding sequence ATGAAGAAGAATCGTACGACGCATAGAATGGCAAAATTGTTTATGATGATATTTACAATCTTGTTTGTCGTTCTTTTTGGCCGATTTTTCTATATTCAAGCGACAGGTGAAATTGAAGGTGTTAACTTAGAAAAATGGGCTGAAAAGAAACGGACGAGCTCTTATACAATTGATGCAGATCGAGGAAAAATTGTTGATCGAAATGGAATGACGCTAGCATACGATCGTCCAACGTATAGCATCTATGCCATTGTTGATCAATCTTACTCAAAGGATTCTGAAGAACCTTTACATGTGGAAGATGCTGCGAATACAGCAGAAAAGTTAGCTCCGGTACTAGATATGCAAAAGCAAGAAATCATAAGTCAGATTAAGAATGGGAAGAGTAAAGACCGCTTTCAAGTTGAGTTTGGAGCAAAAGGGCGCTATCTTTCTCAAGACAAAAAAGAAAAAATTAAAAAGATGGACTTGCCAGGAATTCAATTCACTGAACAAGCTAAGCGCTATTACCCAAACGGAACCTTTGCTTCACATGTATTAGGTTTTGCTCAAAATAAGGAGAACTCTGAAACAATCGAAGGGATAATGGGTATTGAAAAGCAAATGGAAAACCAGCTGCAAGAAGAAGACGGTGGTATTTCTTATCAACGTGATAAATACAATATGAAGCTCTTAAACCCTGAAGAAGTTATAAAAAAACCTCAGGATGGTGCTACGGTTAAATTAACACTCGATCAAAAGATTCAAACGTTTCTAGAAGATGCCATGAATCAAGTTGATGAAAACTATTCCCCATCTCAAATGATGGCAGTTGTGATGGATCCGAAAACAGGTGAAGTGTTAGCACTAAGTAACCGACCTAGTTTTAATCCAAACAGTCGGAAAGGGATCGATAATTGGTATAACGACGTTATTGCCTATCCGTATGAGCCAGGCTCAACAATGAAGATTTTCACATTAGCTGCTGCGATGGATGCAGGAGTATATGATGGAGATGAAGTCTATCAATCTGGTTCCTATCAAGTGGATGATAAAAACCGAGCCATCTATGACCACAATCGGGATGGTTGGGGACCCATCACATATGATGAAGGAATACAACGTTCTTCTAATGTCGCAGCAGCTAAGCTTCTGTGGGAGAAACTCGGACCTGAAAGGTTTGCAGAATACTACAAGGATTTTGGCCTTACTGAAAAGACAGGCATAGATTTGCCAGGTGAAGAATCTGGGCGACTCCTTTACAATTACCCTATTGAAAAAATCACTACTGCTTTCGGTCAAGGATCAACGGTAACACCTATACAACAAATGATGGCTGCCACCTCTATCGCAAATGAAGGAAAGATGATGAAGCCTTACGTGATATCAGAAGTAACCGATCCTTCTTCTGGTAAGGTTCTGCAAAAAACAGAGCCTGAGATGAAAGGGGAACCTATTGATGCTGCTACAGCAAAATCAGTTAGGGGATTATTAGGAGAAGTGGTTACCGGGGAGCATGGAACTGGTAAAGCCTATCAATTAAATGGGTATTCTGTAGCTGGGAAGACAGGTACAGCACAAATTCCGGATGCTGATTCTGGTGGCTACATGATAGGTAGAGAAAACTATATCTTTTCATTTCTAGGCATGGCTCCGAAAGAAGACCCGGAATTGATGATGTATGTCAGTGTGAAACAACCGAATTTAGAACCGTCTGAATTAGGTACAGATCCAGTCTCTGATATTTTTAATACAGTAATGGAAAATAGTTTGCGTTATTTAAACATTCAGCCTGATAAAAACCAAGATACTACAAACGTAGAAGCAAATAAACTAAAAGATTATGTTGAAAAGTCTGCCTCAAAAGCGGCTTCTGAATTAAAAGAGCAAGGTGCTCACCCTATCGTTCTCGGAAATGGCGACAAGGTGCAAAAGATGCTGCCTAAGTCTGACTCAAGCATCTTAAAGAATGAAAGAGTATTCTTATTAACAAATGGTACCGTTGAAATGCCTGATATGACAGGGTGGTCGATGAGAGATGCATTAAAATTAGGGTCTATTCTGGAACTTAAAATGGAAAACATCGGTAATGGATACGTTTATAAACAGAGTGTTCAAGAAGGTTCCTCTATTAGTAAAGGTAGCTACCTTGTTGTGGAACTTAAACCACCAAACCAGGATAGCTCAGAGGCTGATTCGTCTGAAAATCAAAACGAGCGATCTATGCAACAATCAAACTCGGACTCAAGAGAAGAGGAGCAATAA
- the ftsL gene encoding cell division protein FtsL: MSSNARKLHVEQPERNTQKQTQEQVKVHVHRKRWVSTGEKFLYSLVSAAALAASVFVVSHASTTDQLNRDLQQLENKIDKQQVENENLKYEIKELSNPERILEIAKQNGLKVRQSKVKQANTVNGN; the protein is encoded by the coding sequence ATGAGTTCAAATGCGAGAAAGTTACATGTCGAACAACCTGAACGGAACACTCAAAAACAAACACAAGAACAAGTGAAGGTCCATGTACATAGAAAGAGATGGGTCTCCACAGGGGAAAAATTCTTATATTCACTTGTTAGTGCAGCTGCACTTGCCGCTAGTGTTTTTGTTGTATCGCACGCTTCTACAACAGACCAACTGAATAGAGATCTTCAACAGCTTGAAAATAAAATTGATAAACAACAGGTTGAGAACGAAAACCTAAAGTACGAAATTAAAGAGCTAAGTAATCCGGAACGTATTTTAGAGATTGCCAAACAAAATGGTTTGAAAGTGCGTCAATCTAAAGTGAAGCAAGCAAATACCGTGAATGGTAACTAG
- the rsmH gene encoding 16S rRNA (cytosine(1402)-N(4))-methyltransferase RsmH translates to MFEHKTVLKDETVTQLDIDPKGVYVDCTLGGGGHSEEIAKHLTEGGRLIAFDQDRVALNHAKERLQAYEDRITFVHANFRDLATELSQLGFDKIDGIVFDLGVSSPQLDEDERGFSYHQDARLDMRMDREQTLSAYKVVNEWDFNDLVRIFFKYGEEKFSKQIARAIEKQREIAPIETTSQLVDILKDAIPAPARRKGGHPAKRIFQAIRIAVNDELGAFEDALHQAAQVISMNGRIAVITFHSLEDRICKQAFKKWSSNPPIPKEIPVIPEEQKPPFELVNRKPIVPSEDELEQNRRARSAKLRVVEKIRPWKETFRDDERWKKR, encoded by the coding sequence TTGTTTGAACACAAGACAGTACTAAAAGATGAAACCGTCACTCAACTAGATATAGATCCGAAAGGTGTTTATGTTGACTGTACTTTAGGTGGCGGTGGTCATTCAGAGGAAATAGCCAAGCATTTGACAGAAGGCGGACGATTAATTGCTTTTGATCAAGATCGTGTAGCACTGAACCATGCAAAAGAAAGGCTTCAAGCATATGAAGATCGGATTACGTTTGTTCATGCAAATTTTCGTGATCTTGCTACAGAACTAAGTCAATTAGGTTTTGATAAAATTGATGGGATAGTATTCGACCTAGGTGTTTCCTCTCCACAACTAGATGAAGATGAAAGAGGCTTTAGTTATCATCAAGATGCACGACTTGATATGAGAATGGATAGAGAGCAAACGTTGAGTGCATATAAGGTAGTAAATGAGTGGGATTTTAATGATCTTGTTCGTATTTTCTTTAAGTATGGAGAAGAGAAATTCTCTAAACAAATAGCTAGAGCAATAGAGAAACAAAGGGAAATAGCTCCTATCGAAACAACCTCACAATTAGTCGATATATTAAAAGATGCGATTCCAGCCCCTGCTAGAAGAAAGGGTGGACATCCTGCTAAACGTATTTTTCAAGCAATTCGAATTGCTGTAAATGATGAACTGGGTGCATTTGAGGATGCCCTCCATCAGGCAGCCCAAGTTATCTCCATGAATGGACGTATTGCTGTGATTACATTCCATTCGCTTGAAGACCGTATTTGTAAACAAGCTTTCAAAAAGTGGAGTAGTAACCCACCGATTCCAAAAGAAATACCTGTTATACCAGAAGAACAGAAACCTCCATTTGAATTAGTGAACCGAAAACCCATTGTTCCAAGTGAGGATGAACTTGAACAAAATCGTAGAGCACGTTCTGCGAAACTAAGGGTAGTAGAAAAAATTCGTCCTTGGAAAGAAACATTTCGAGATGATGAAAGGTGGAAAAAGAGATGA
- the mraZ gene encoding division/cell wall cluster transcriptional repressor MraZ: protein MFMGEYQHNIDTKGRIIVPAKFREGLGETFVITRGLDRCLFAYPLSEWKLLEEKLKKLPLTKKDARAFTRFFFSGAVECEVDKQGRINLPAPLRTYAELDKECVVIGVSNRVEFWAKGHWDTYFEESEGSFAEIAENMMDFDI from the coding sequence ATGTTCATGGGGGAGTACCAACATAATATAGACACGAAGGGCCGCATCATTGTTCCGGCTAAATTTCGAGAAGGGCTCGGTGAGACGTTTGTTATCACTCGGGGCTTGGATCGTTGTTTATTTGCGTACCCACTATCTGAATGGAAGTTGCTCGAAGAGAAGTTGAAGAAGCTCCCCTTAACAAAGAAGGATGCCCGAGCCTTCACGCGATTCTTTTTCTCTGGAGCAGTTGAATGTGAAGTTGATAAACAGGGGAGAATTAATCTTCCAGCACCACTAAGAACTTACGCAGAATTAGATAAAGAATGTGTGGTCATCGGTGTTTCAAATCGAGTAGAATTCTGGGCTAAAGGCCATTGGGATACATACTTCGAGGAGTCCGAGGGTTCATTTGCCGAGATCGCCGAGAATATGATGGATTTTGATATTTAA
- the bshC gene encoding bacillithiol biosynthesis cysteine-adding enzyme BshC — protein MWIQPINVTSSNTLMTNYRNQSLEALRNFHYNPFRQDEYTKRFEELNQREFQREELSTHLHQINKEWGASNQTLQNIERLKDSNSVVVVGGQQAGLLTGPLYTIHKIVSIIVMARDQEESLGVPVIPLFWIAGEDHDYDEINHIYMPYSPRMKKFRILQKQLNKSSISDMEMDQQAIQTWLDRLFSQLGESSYTNDLYAMLNQKLESSETFIDFFAQIIFALFDQEGLVLLDSHHPSLRRLESNYFKQMIRQQPAISEGVTQALHYTAQQGYAVNLDADIQDGHLFYTYNQNRVLLVRGEDGTWEGKQGECRLTTDELMEVADHYPEKLSNNVVTRPIMQDLVLPTLAFIGGPGEIGYWSTLKPAFEALDIQMPPVVPRLSLSLLDRTSEKWLSRHLIDVSSAINNGVSEEKNQWISMQSYPPIEQLSDEVKRAIERAHRPLKEKAHEIRDDLGQVAEKNLFYLFRDVEFLQERMEHALEEKHARELQVFDEIDLTLHPEGGLQERIWNILPWVNQYGPELPRRLTELSYDFQQPHHVIYL, from the coding sequence ATGTGGATCCAACCTATAAATGTAACATCATCTAATACACTCATGACAAACTATCGTAATCAATCCTTGGAGGCTTTAAGGAATTTTCACTATAATCCATTTCGGCAAGATGAATATACTAAGCGCTTTGAGGAACTAAATCAACGTGAATTTCAAAGAGAGGAATTGTCTACCCATCTGCATCAGATAAATAAGGAATGGGGAGCATCAAACCAGACGCTCCAAAATATAGAGCGTTTAAAGGACAGTAATAGCGTCGTTGTCGTAGGAGGTCAACAAGCTGGCTTGCTTACAGGTCCTCTTTATACAATTCACAAAATAGTGTCCATTATCGTAATGGCTAGGGACCAAGAAGAATCTCTTGGTGTACCGGTAATCCCATTGTTTTGGATCGCTGGAGAAGATCATGATTATGATGAAATCAATCATATTTATATGCCTTATTCACCAAGAATGAAGAAGTTCCGCATTCTACAAAAACAACTGAACAAAAGTTCCATATCAGATATGGAAATGGATCAGCAAGCTATTCAGACGTGGCTTGATCGATTGTTCAGTCAATTGGGTGAATCTAGTTACACGAATGATTTGTATGCTATGCTTAATCAAAAATTGGAATCTTCCGAGACATTTATAGATTTCTTTGCGCAAATTATCTTTGCTTTATTCGATCAAGAAGGACTTGTGTTATTAGATTCCCACCACCCTTCCTTACGCCGTTTAGAATCTAACTATTTTAAGCAAATGATTCGGCAGCAACCAGCAATTAGTGAAGGAGTAACACAAGCTCTTCACTACACAGCACAGCAAGGCTATGCTGTTAATTTGGATGCAGATATACAAGATGGTCATTTGTTTTATACCTACAATCAAAATCGAGTATTACTTGTACGTGGAGAAGATGGTACGTGGGAAGGCAAGCAAGGGGAATGTAGGTTAACAACAGACGAATTAATGGAAGTGGCTGATCATTATCCTGAAAAGTTAAGTAATAATGTGGTGACCCGGCCCATTATGCAAGATTTAGTCCTACCTACATTAGCATTTATTGGTGGACCCGGAGAAATTGGTTATTGGTCAACTTTGAAGCCTGCCTTTGAAGCATTGGATATTCAAATGCCACCTGTAGTACCTAGACTCTCACTATCTCTATTAGATCGTACCAGTGAGAAATGGTTAAGTCGTCATTTAATTGATGTCTCTTCCGCAATTAATAACGGTGTTTCAGAAGAAAAAAATCAATGGATTTCCATGCAAAGTTATCCTCCTATTGAACAATTGTCAGATGAAGTGAAGCGTGCGATAGAACGTGCTCATCGACCTCTTAAGGAAAAAGCTCATGAAATTCGAGATGATCTTGGACAGGTTGCAGAGAAGAACTTATTCTACTTGTTTAGAGATGTTGAATTTTTGCAAGAACGAATGGAACATGCCTTAGAAGAAAAGCATGCTCGCGAATTGCAAGTATTTGATGAAATTGATTTAACATTACACCCTGAAGGTGGTCTGCAAGAACGAATATGGAATATACTTCCTTGGGTGAATCAATATGGACCTGAGTTACCACGTCGACTAACAGAATTATCTTATGATTTTCAGCAACCTCATCATGTTATTTATTTATAA